In Streptomyces sp. DG2A-72, one genomic interval encodes:
- the hydA gene encoding dihydropyrimidinase: MSSRTVIRGGLVITASDEIHADVLIEDGRIAALATSGAPAAEAWTAERVIDATGKYVIPGGVDAHTHMELPFGGTFASDTFETGTRAAAWGGTTTIVDFAVQSVGHSLREGLDTWHAKAEGNCAIDYAFHMIVSDVNEETLKEMDLLVEEGVTSFKQFMAYPGVFYSDDGKILRAMQRSAENGGLIMMHAENGIAIDVLVQQALARGETDPRYHGEVRKALLEAEATHRAIKLAQVAGAPLYVVHVSAMEAVAELARARDEGLPVFGETCPQYLFLSTDNLAEPDFEGSKYVCSTPLRPKEHQAQLWNGLRTNDLQVVSTDHCPFCFVGQKELGRGDFSKIPNGLPGVENRMDLLHQAVVDGHISRRRWIEIACATPARMFGMYPKKGTIAPGADADVVIYDPHAEQVMSAETHHMNVDYSAYEGKRTIGRVETVLSRGDVVINEREYTGRAGHGVYTPRSTCQYLN; this comes from the coding sequence ATGAGCAGCCGTACCGTCATCCGCGGCGGCCTCGTCATCACCGCATCCGACGAGATCCACGCCGACGTCCTGATCGAGGACGGCCGTATCGCCGCCCTCGCCACCTCCGGCGCCCCCGCCGCCGAGGCCTGGACGGCCGAGCGGGTCATCGACGCCACCGGGAAGTATGTGATCCCGGGCGGGGTCGACGCCCACACCCACATGGAGCTGCCGTTCGGCGGCACCTTCGCCTCCGACACCTTCGAGACCGGCACCCGGGCCGCCGCCTGGGGTGGTACGACGACGATCGTCGACTTCGCGGTGCAGAGCGTGGGCCACAGCCTCCGCGAAGGCCTCGACACCTGGCATGCCAAGGCTGAGGGCAACTGCGCGATCGACTACGCCTTCCACATGATCGTCTCCGATGTGAACGAGGAGACGCTGAAGGAGATGGACCTGCTGGTGGAGGAGGGGGTGACCTCCTTCAAGCAGTTCATGGCGTATCCGGGCGTCTTCTACTCCGACGACGGCAAGATCCTGCGCGCCATGCAGCGCTCCGCCGAGAACGGCGGCCTGATCATGATGCACGCCGAGAACGGCATCGCGATCGATGTGCTGGTCCAGCAGGCGCTGGCCCGGGGCGAGACCGACCCCCGGTACCACGGTGAGGTCCGCAAGGCCCTGCTTGAGGCCGAGGCCACCCACCGTGCCATCAAGCTCGCGCAGGTCGCCGGTGCGCCCCTGTACGTCGTACACGTCTCGGCGATGGAGGCAGTCGCCGAGCTGGCCCGGGCGCGCGACGAGGGGTTGCCCGTCTTCGGGGAGACCTGCCCGCAGTATCTGTTCCTGTCGACCGACAACCTCGCCGAGCCCGACTTCGAGGGCTCGAAGTACGTGTGCTCCACGCCCCTGCGGCCCAAGGAGCACCAGGCCCAGCTGTGGAACGGCCTGCGCACGAACGACCTCCAGGTCGTCTCCACCGACCACTGCCCCTTCTGCTTCGTGGGCCAGAAGGAGCTGGGCCGGGGTGACTTCTCCAAGATCCCCAACGGTCTGCCGGGCGTCGAGAACCGGATGGACCTGCTCCACCAGGCCGTCGTCGACGGGCACATCTCCCGTCGGCGCTGGATCGAGATCGCCTGCGCCACCCCGGCCCGGATGTTCGGCATGTACCCGAAGAAGGGCACCATCGCGCCGGGCGCCGATGCCGACGTGGTCATCTACGACCCGCACGCCGAGCAGGTCATGTCCGCCGAGACGCATCACATGAACGTCGACTACTCGGCGTACGAGGGCAAGCGCACCATCGGCCGCGTCGAGACGGTCCTGTCGCGGGGCGACGTCGTCATCAACGAGCGGGAGTACACCGGACGCGCGGGTCACGGCGTCTACACCCCGCGCTCCACCTGTCAGTACCTCAACTAG
- a CDS encoding TIGR03842 family LLM class F420-dependent oxidoreductase: MDFGLVLQTDPPASKVISLMKRAERNGFTYGWTFDSAVLWQEPFVIYSQILANTTKLTVGPMVTNPGTRTWEVTASTFATLNDMFGNRTVCGIGRGDSAMRVAGRTPNTLARISEAMKVIRALGSGQEADLGGTVIKFPWIKEDAQLPVWMAAYGPKALKMTGEEADGFILQLADLYLTEYMVKAVKDAAVAAGRDPSDVKICVAAPAYVTEDDSPEALAHAREQCRWFGGMVGNHVADLVSKYGEHSAAVPDELTDYIKAREGYDYSHHGRADNPDTAFVPDEIVDRFCVIGPVEKHIEKLNALRELGVDQFAVYDMHDAQEATIDAYGSQVIPAVNG, from the coding sequence ATGGACTTCGGACTCGTCCTGCAGACCGATCCGCCGGCCTCGAAGGTCATCAGCCTGATGAAGCGGGCCGAACGCAACGGCTTCACCTACGGCTGGACCTTCGACTCCGCGGTGCTCTGGCAGGAGCCGTTCGTGATCTACAGCCAGATCCTCGCCAACACCACGAAGCTGACGGTCGGCCCGATGGTCACCAACCCGGGCACCCGCACCTGGGAGGTCACCGCCTCCACGTTCGCCACCCTCAACGACATGTTCGGCAACCGCACCGTGTGCGGCATCGGCCGCGGCGACTCAGCGATGCGCGTCGCGGGCCGTACGCCGAACACGCTGGCCCGGATCAGCGAGGCCATGAAGGTCATCAGGGCGCTCGGCTCCGGTCAGGAGGCGGACCTCGGGGGCACGGTCATCAAGTTCCCCTGGATCAAGGAGGACGCCCAACTCCCCGTCTGGATGGCCGCGTACGGGCCGAAGGCCCTGAAGATGACCGGCGAGGAGGCCGACGGGTTCATCCTTCAGCTCGCCGACCTGTATCTCACCGAGTACATGGTGAAGGCGGTCAAGGACGCGGCGGTCGCGGCCGGACGTGACCCGTCCGACGTGAAGATCTGCGTCGCCGCCCCCGCCTACGTCACCGAGGACGACTCACCCGAAGCGCTCGCCCACGCCCGCGAGCAGTGCCGCTGGTTCGGCGGGATGGTCGGCAACCATGTCGCCGACCTGGTGTCCAAGTACGGCGAACACTCCGCCGCCGTCCCCGACGAACTCACCGACTACATCAAGGCGCGCGAGGGGTACGACTACTCCCACCACGGACGCGCCGACAACCCGGACACCGCGTTCGTGCCCGACGAGATCGTCGACCGGTTCTGTGTCATCGGCCCGGTCGAGAAGCACATCGAGAAGCTGAACGCGCTGCGCGAGCTGGGCGTCGACCAGTTCGCCGTGTACGACATGCACGACGCTCAGGAAGCCACGATCGACGCGTACGGGTCGCAGGTGATCCCGGCCGTCAACGGCTAG
- a CDS encoding NCS1 family nucleobase:cation symporter-1 — MTDTAPTATPPSTQVTLADGRVEIAPDAPAPGGAYANEDLLPVPVEKRTWTTYNFSALWVGMAHNTASWTLASGLIAVGMDWKQAVLTIALANVIVLVPMLLTGHAGPKYGIPFPVFARASFGIRGANLPAVVRALVACGWFGIQTWIGGEAIYFLAGKLIGNGWSDAAKVGGYAWTMWLSFAIFWAIQVAIIYRGMETIRRFENWAAPFVIVGALVMLVWMSNKAGGFGPLLDQPSKLGWGGDFWKLFWPSLMGMIGFWSTLSLNIPDFTRYGKSQKAQMWGQALGLPTTMTLFAFLSVMVTSGSQAVYGEPIWDPVQLAAKTDNVVGLLFALVTVLVATLSVNVAANLVSPAFDFSNIAPRKITFRAGALATCVIGVLIFPWKLYSDPQGYIFTWLGLVGGLLGTVAGILIADYWILRRGKLDLLDLYRSGGRYWYEGGWNWRAVVAFVVGGVLAIGGADFDPLIDGRPIPALSSLADYGWAVGLGTSMVLYLGLMLLRGREKTTV; from the coding sequence ATGACCGACACCGCTCCCACGGCCACACCGCCGTCCACGCAAGTCACCCTCGCCGACGGCCGGGTGGAGATCGCCCCGGACGCCCCCGCTCCGGGCGGTGCCTACGCCAACGAGGACCTGCTGCCGGTTCCCGTCGAGAAGCGCACCTGGACCACGTACAACTTCTCCGCGCTGTGGGTCGGCATGGCCCACAACACGGCCTCCTGGACCCTGGCCTCCGGTCTGATCGCCGTGGGCATGGACTGGAAGCAGGCGGTGCTCACCATCGCCCTGGCCAATGTGATCGTGCTGGTCCCGATGCTGCTCACCGGGCACGCGGGACCCAAGTACGGCATTCCCTTCCCGGTGTTCGCGCGCGCCTCCTTCGGGATACGCGGCGCCAACCTGCCTGCCGTCGTACGGGCGTTGGTCGCCTGCGGCTGGTTCGGCATCCAGACCTGGATCGGCGGTGAGGCGATCTACTTCCTGGCCGGAAAGCTCATCGGCAACGGCTGGAGCGACGCCGCGAAGGTCGGCGGGTACGCCTGGACGATGTGGCTGTCGTTCGCGATCTTCTGGGCGATCCAGGTCGCGATCATCTACCGGGGCATGGAGACGATCCGCCGCTTCGAGAACTGGGCGGCGCCCTTCGTGATCGTCGGCGCGCTCGTGATGCTCGTGTGGATGAGCAACAAGGCCGGCGGTTTCGGCCCGCTGCTCGACCAGCCCTCCAAGCTGGGCTGGGGCGGCGACTTCTGGAAGCTGTTCTGGCCCTCCCTCATGGGCATGATCGGCTTCTGGTCCACCCTGTCGCTGAACATCCCGGACTTCACTCGCTACGGCAAGAGCCAGAAGGCGCAGATGTGGGGCCAGGCGCTGGGCCTGCCCACCACCATGACGCTGTTCGCGTTCCTGTCGGTGATGGTCACCTCCGGCTCGCAGGCGGTGTACGGCGAGCCGATCTGGGACCCGGTACAGCTGGCCGCCAAGACGGACAACGTGGTCGGCCTGCTGTTCGCGCTGGTGACCGTGCTGGTGGCAACGCTGTCCGTGAACGTCGCGGCCAACCTGGTCTCCCCGGCCTTCGACTTCTCCAACATCGCGCCCCGTAAGATCACCTTCCGGGCGGGTGCGCTCGCGACCTGTGTCATCGGCGTGCTGATCTTCCCGTGGAAGCTGTACTCCGACCCGCAGGGCTACATCTTCACCTGGCTCGGCCTGGTGGGCGGGCTGCTCGGCACGGTCGCCGGCATCCTCATCGCCGACTACTGGATCCTGCGCCGCGGCAAGCTCGACCTGCTCGATCTGTACCGCTCGGGCGGCCGCTACTGGTACGAGGGCGGCTGGAACTGGCGGGCGGTCGTCGCCTTCGTGGTCGGCGGCGTGCTGGCCATCGGCGGCGCCGACTTCGACCCGCTGATCGACGGCCGGCCCATCCCGGCGCTGTCGTCGCTGGCGGACTACGGCTGGGCGGTGGGCCTGGGCACCTCGATGGTGCTGTACCTGGGTCTGATGCTGCTGCGCGGCAGGGAGAAGACCACGGTCTGA
- a CDS encoding gamma-glutamyltransferase family protein, whose translation MFTTRPTLQGTFGMVSSTHWLASQSAMAVLEDGGNAYDAAVAGAFVLHVVEPHLNGPAGEVPILLAPADGEVRVLCGQGVAPAGATVAHYKGLGLDLVPGTGPLAAAVPGAFDAWMLLLRDHGTKSLDDVLKYAIGYAEHGHAPVENVGATVETVRQLFESEWTSSAELYLPGGKAPRPGALLRNPALAATWKRLLAEIAGAGDRDARIEAAREVWRGGFIAEALVRQSARPTMDTSGERHSGTLTAADLAGWSAAYEAPATYDWNGWTLCKAGPWSQGPVLLQQLALLPHELPPCGSADYVHLLIEGCKLAMADREAWYGDAADVPLDELLSADYNAERRALVGDKASHELRPGSPGGRTPRLGAHARVVAPDVPGFDPMGAGEPTVQKLAGLPDVASDGHTRGDTCHLDVVDRWGNMVAATPSGGWLQSNPVVPELGFPLGTRLQMTWLEEGLPGSLTPGRRPRTTLTPSIALRDGVPVMAFGTPGGDQQDQWQLHFFLAVALRAQVRGGLDLQGAIDAPNWHNDSFPSSFYPRGMRPGSVTVESRTDAEVVAELRRRGHDVTVGEPWSEGRLCAVARDPESGILSAAANPRGMQGYAVGR comes from the coding sequence GTGTTCACCACCCGCCCCACCCTCCAGGGCACCTTCGGCATGGTGTCGTCCACGCACTGGCTGGCCTCGCAGTCCGCGATGGCCGTGCTGGAGGACGGCGGCAACGCATACGACGCCGCCGTCGCGGGCGCCTTCGTGCTGCACGTCGTGGAGCCGCATCTCAACGGGCCCGCCGGCGAGGTGCCGATCCTGCTCGCGCCCGCGGACGGTGAGGTACGGGTGCTGTGCGGGCAGGGCGTCGCCCCCGCCGGTGCGACGGTCGCGCACTACAAGGGGCTCGGCCTGGACCTCGTACCCGGCACGGGACCGCTGGCCGCCGCGGTGCCCGGGGCGTTCGACGCCTGGATGCTGCTGCTGCGCGACCACGGCACCAAGTCCCTGGACGACGTCCTGAAGTACGCCATCGGGTACGCCGAACACGGGCACGCGCCCGTGGAGAACGTCGGCGCCACCGTCGAGACCGTACGGCAGCTGTTTGAGTCGGAGTGGACGTCGTCGGCGGAGCTGTACCTGCCGGGTGGGAAGGCACCCCGGCCCGGCGCACTGCTGCGCAATCCCGCTCTCGCGGCCACCTGGAAGCGGCTGCTCGCCGAGATCGCCGGGGCCGGGGACCGGGACGCGCGGATCGAGGCGGCGCGTGAGGTGTGGCGCGGCGGCTTCATCGCCGAGGCGCTGGTACGGCAGTCCGCGCGCCCCACCATGGACACCAGCGGCGAGCGGCACTCCGGCACGCTCACCGCCGCCGACCTCGCCGGGTGGTCCGCGGCATACGAGGCGCCGGCGACGTACGACTGGAACGGCTGGACCCTGTGCAAGGCCGGACCCTGGAGCCAAGGGCCGGTCCTGCTCCAGCAGTTGGCGCTGCTCCCGCACGAACTGCCGCCCTGCGGATCCGCCGACTACGTCCATCTGCTCATCGAGGGCTGCAAGCTCGCCATGGCCGACCGGGAGGCCTGGTACGGCGACGCGGCCGACGTGCCGCTCGACGAGCTGCTGTCGGCGGACTACAACGCCGAGCGGCGTGCGCTCGTCGGGGACAAGGCCTCGCACGAGCTGCGGCCCGGCAGTCCGGGTGGGCGCACTCCGCGACTCGGTGCGCACGCGCGCGTGGTCGCCCCCGACGTTCCGGGCTTCGACCCGATGGGCGCCGGTGAGCCGACCGTCCAGAAGCTCGCGGGCCTGCCCGACGTGGCCTCCGACGGGCACACGCGCGGCGACACCTGCCACCTCGACGTCGTCGACCGCTGGGGCAACATGGTCGCCGCCACACCCAGCGGCGGCTGGCTGCAGTCCAACCCCGTCGTGCCCGAACTGGGCTTCCCGCTCGGTACCCGGCTGCAGATGACCTGGCTCGAGGAGGGCCTGCCCGGCTCGCTCACCCCGGGGCGCCGGCCGCGCACCACTCTCACGCCGTCGATCGCGCTGCGCGACGGGGTGCCGGTCATGGCGTTCGGCACGCCCGGCGGGGACCAGCAGGACCAGTGGCAGCTGCACTTCTTCCTCGCGGTTGCCCTGCGCGCCCAGGTCCGCGGCGGCCTCGACCTCCAGGGCGCGATCGACGCTCCGAACTGGCACAACGACAGCTTCCCCAGTTCGTTCTACCCGCGCGGCATGCGCCCCGGCAGTGTCACCGTGGAGTCCAGAACGGACGCGGAGGTCGTCGCGGAGCTGCGGCGGCGCGGACACGACGTGACCGTGGGCGAGCCGTGGTCGGAGGGGCGGCTGTGCGCGGTCGCACGGGATCCGGAGAGCGGCATTCTGTCGGCGGCCGCGAATCCGCGGGGGATGCAGGGGTACGCGGTGGGGCGCTGA
- a CDS encoding inositol monophosphatase family protein, protein MIEHIETIDEFLTRHSADVEDAVREAAAAEIMPRFRRLAAHEVDQKAGPHDLVTDADRKAEQYLTEALGKLLPGSVVVGEEAVHANPATYEAIQDDAPVWIVDPVDGTRQFVHGDSGFCTLVALARRGVVLASWTYAPARDQLATAVRGGGAFLDGERLHAGPPAPGRDLRIATSHPDYTTDEQKRALLSLWTDGVAPRACGSAGLEYLAVARGESDAVAFSWEAAWDHAAGLLLVEEAGGAHLTLSGEPFRVTGGNALPFTAARDEATARRVVELLSEPYPWIR, encoded by the coding sequence ATGATCGAGCACATCGAAACCATCGACGAGTTTCTCACGCGTCACTCCGCCGACGTGGAAGACGCGGTCCGCGAGGCGGCCGCCGCCGAGATCATGCCGCGCTTCCGCCGGCTGGCCGCGCACGAGGTCGACCAGAAGGCCGGCCCGCACGACCTGGTCACGGACGCCGACCGCAAGGCCGAGCAGTACCTCACCGAGGCACTCGGCAAGCTGCTGCCCGGCTCCGTGGTGGTCGGCGAGGAAGCGGTGCACGCCAACCCGGCGACGTACGAGGCGATACAGGACGACGCCCCGGTCTGGATCGTCGACCCCGTCGACGGAACACGGCAGTTCGTACACGGCGACTCCGGCTTCTGCACCCTGGTCGCGCTCGCCCGGCGCGGAGTGGTGCTCGCCTCCTGGACCTATGCACCGGCGCGCGACCAACTGGCCACGGCAGTACGGGGTGGTGGCGCCTTCCTCGACGGCGAGCGGCTGCACGCCGGCCCGCCCGCGCCCGGCCGGGACCTCCGCATCGCCACCTCCCACCCGGACTACACGACGGACGAGCAGAAGCGCGCGCTGCTCAGCCTGTGGACGGACGGCGTCGCACCGCGCGCCTGTGGCTCGGCGGGACTGGAGTATCTCGCCGTCGCCCGCGGCGAGTCGGACGCCGTCGCCTTCTCCTGGGAGGCCGCCTGGGATCATGCGGCGGGCCTGCTGCTGGTCGAGGAGGCGGGGGGCGCCCACCTGACGCTCTCGGGGGAGCCGTTCCGCGTCACGGGCGGGAACGCACTGCCGTTCACCGCGGCACGCGACGAGGCCACGGCTCGCCGGGTCGTGGAGCTGCTGTCCGAGCCGTACCCGTGGATCCGATGA
- a CDS encoding NAD(P)/FAD-dependent oxidoreductase, translating to MLDAVVVGAGPNGLTAAVELARRGFSVAVFEARDTVGGGARTEELTLPGFRHDPCSAAHPLGINSPAFRAMPLERHGLEWLHAELPMAHPFTDGTAAVLSRSVAETAASFGPRDAGTYRRLVEPFLPRWDTLAHDFMSLPLTSLPRDPVTLARFGLVGLPPSTWLTRRFRDERAKTLFAGLVAHVMAPLSGLATGAIGLVFALAAHARGWPVARGGSQSISDALTSYLKDLGGTVHTDYEVKRLDDLPPARAYVFDTSPTALARIAGFGRYYEGFRYGPGVFKVDYALDGPVPWTAPKARAAGTVQIGADRAEIGAALRAASREGRAPDKPFMITVQPSVIDPTRAPAGKQVFWAYGHVPSGWTGDLTDAIERQLERFAPGFRDRVLARATAGPPELAARNANYVGGDIASGAVSGLQTLLRPKLSLFPYSTPHPAVFICSSATPPGPGVHGMSGHNAAKAVWRKLRQT from the coding sequence ATGCTCGATGCGGTCGTGGTGGGTGCGGGGCCGAACGGACTGACGGCCGCCGTGGAGCTGGCCCGGCGCGGCTTCTCCGTGGCCGTCTTCGAGGCCCGCGACACCGTGGGCGGGGGAGCCCGCACCGAGGAGCTGACCCTCCCCGGCTTCCGCCACGACCCGTGCTCCGCCGCGCACCCCCTCGGCATCAACTCACCGGCGTTCCGAGCCATGCCCCTGGAGCGGCACGGCCTGGAGTGGCTGCACGCCGAGCTGCCCATGGCGCACCCCTTCACCGACGGCACCGCGGCCGTGCTGTCCCGGTCGGTCGCCGAGACGGCCGCATCGTTCGGGCCACGCGACGCGGGCACCTACCGCAGGCTGGTCGAGCCCTTCCTGCCCAGGTGGGACACCCTCGCCCACGACTTCATGTCCCTGCCACTCACCTCGCTGCCCCGGGACCCGGTGACCCTCGCCCGCTTCGGCCTCGTCGGCCTGCCCCCGTCGACCTGGCTGACCCGCCGCTTCCGCGACGAGCGCGCGAAGACGCTGTTCGCCGGACTCGTGGCCCACGTCATGGCCCCGCTGAGCGGCCTCGCCACCGGCGCCATCGGCCTGGTCTTCGCCCTGGCCGCGCACGCCCGCGGCTGGCCGGTGGCCCGCGGCGGCTCCCAGTCGATCTCCGACGCGCTCACCTCGTATCTGAAGGACCTCGGCGGCACCGTCCACACCGACTACGAGGTCAAGCGCCTCGACGACCTGCCGCCGGCGCGCGCCTACGTCTTCGACACCTCACCCACCGCCCTGGCCCGTATCGCCGGCTTCGGGCGGTACTACGAGGGCTTTCGCTACGGCCCCGGAGTCTTCAAGGTCGACTACGCGCTGGACGGCCCGGTGCCGTGGACCGCGCCTAAGGCCCGTGCCGCCGGGACCGTGCAGATCGGCGCGGACAGGGCGGAGATCGGCGCCGCCCTGCGCGCCGCGTCCCGGGAGGGCCGGGCACCCGACAAACCGTTCATGATCACGGTCCAGCCCAGTGTCATCGACCCCACCCGGGCCCCGGCCGGGAAGCAGGTCTTCTGGGCGTACGGCCATGTCCCCAGTGGCTGGACCGGCGACCTCACCGACGCCATCGAGCGCCAACTGGAGCGCTTTGCACCGGGATTCCGCGACCGGGTCCTCGCCCGCGCGACCGCGGGCCCGCCCGAGCTGGCCGCCCGCAACGCCAACTATGTCGGCGGCGACATCGCCTCCGGCGCCGTCTCCGGACTCCAGACCCTGCTGCGGCCCAAGCTGTCCCTGTTCCCGTACAGCACCCCCCACCCGGCCGTCTTCATCTGCTCCTCGGCCACCCCGCCCGGACCCGGAGTGCACGGCATGTCGGGGCACAACGCGGCGAAGGCGGTCTGGAGGAAGCTGAGGCAGACATGA
- a CDS encoding O-acetyl-ADP-ribose deacetylase, which produces MTTITLVQGDITRQTADAIVNAANSSLLGGGGVDGAIHRRGGPAILEECRKLRASRYGKGLPTGRAVATTAGALDAHWVIHTVGPVFSRTDDRSDLLASCYREALRVADELGARTVAFPAISTGVYRWPMEDAARIAVETVRTTETQVEEVRFVLFDDRAYQAFAAQID; this is translated from the coding sequence ATGACCACCATCACCCTCGTCCAGGGCGACATCACCCGGCAGACCGCCGACGCGATCGTCAACGCGGCGAACTCCTCCCTGCTCGGCGGAGGCGGCGTCGACGGCGCCATCCACCGGCGCGGCGGCCCCGCGATCCTCGAGGAGTGCCGCAAGCTCCGCGCCTCGCGGTACGGCAAGGGCCTGCCCACCGGCCGGGCCGTCGCCACGACGGCGGGCGCACTCGACGCGCACTGGGTGATCCACACTGTCGGCCCGGTCTTCAGCCGCACCGACGACCGCTCCGACCTCCTCGCCTCCTGCTACCGGGAAGCGCTACGGGTGGCCGACGAGCTGGGCGCCCGGACCGTAGCATTCCCCGCCATTTCCACTGGCGTGTACCGCTGGCCGATGGAGGACGCGGCGCGGATCGCGGTGGAGACGGTGAGGACCACCGAAACGCAGGTCGAGGAGGTCAGATTCGTCCTCTTCGACGACAGGGCGTACCAGGCATTCGCGGCACAGATCGACTGA
- the meaB gene encoding methylmalonyl Co-A mutase-associated GTPase MeaB encodes MIDLDTYVKGVLDGKRALVARAITLVESTRPQHRALAQELLTALLPHSGRARRIGISGVPGVGKSTFIDAFGTMLTSLGHRVAVLAVDPSSTRTGGSILGDKTRMERLAVDPAAFVRPSPSAGTLGGVAKATRESMVVMEAAGYEVVLVETVGVGQSETAVAGMVDSFLLLTLARTGDQLQGIKKGVLELADVIAVNKADGPHERDARAAARELSGALRLMHGKDALWTPPVLHCSARESTGLDTVWERLEQHRALLDSTGRLTAKRRDQQVDWTWNMVRDELLGRLHADPAVRSLAPGLEQQVRDGELTATLAAERILKAFAPRGAP; translated from the coding sequence GTGATCGATCTCGACACGTATGTGAAGGGCGTGCTCGACGGGAAGCGGGCACTCGTCGCACGCGCCATCACGCTCGTCGAGTCGACACGACCTCAACACCGCGCGCTGGCACAGGAGTTGCTGACCGCTCTGCTCCCGCACAGCGGCCGGGCCCGGCGGATCGGGATCAGCGGGGTGCCGGGCGTGGGGAAGTCGACGTTCATCGACGCGTTCGGCACGATGCTGACGTCCCTCGGTCACCGGGTCGCGGTGCTCGCCGTCGACCCGTCGTCCACGCGGACGGGCGGCTCGATCCTCGGCGACAAGACCCGGATGGAACGCCTGGCCGTGGACCCCGCGGCCTTCGTCCGCCCCTCCCCCAGCGCGGGCACGCTCGGCGGGGTCGCCAAGGCCACGCGCGAGTCGATGGTGGTGATGGAGGCCGCGGGCTACGAAGTGGTGCTCGTCGAGACGGTCGGCGTCGGCCAGTCGGAGACCGCGGTGGCGGGCATGGTCGACTCCTTCCTCCTGCTCACACTGGCCCGCACCGGCGACCAGTTGCAGGGCATCAAGAAGGGTGTGCTGGAGCTGGCCGACGTCATCGCCGTGAACAAGGCGGACGGGCCGCACGAACGCGACGCGCGTGCGGCGGCGCGTGAACTGTCGGGCGCGCTACGGCTGATGCATGGCAAGGACGCGTTGTGGACGCCGCCGGTGTTGCATTGCAGCGCGCGTGAGTCGACCGGCCTGGACACCGTCTGGGAGCGCCTCGAACAGCACCGCGCCCTTCTTGACTCCACCGGCCGCCTCACCGCCAAGCGCCGTGACCAGCAGGTCGACTGGACCTGGAACATGGTGCGCGACGAGTTGCTCGGTCGGCTGCATGCCGATCCGGCGGTGCGTTCGCTTGCGCCCGGTCTCGAACAGCAGGTGCGGGACGGGGAGTTGACTGCGACCCTGGCGGCGGAGCGGATTCTGAAGGCGTTCGCTCCGCGGGGAGCGCCGTGA